One part of the Nitrospira sp. genome encodes these proteins:
- a CDS encoding universal stress protein, which produces MRIVCAVDGSEYAQWGVQALQALASREPEHVVLLHVVDPSLLQAAKGRNPVAVRRALAALEKAGTLLLREAERSARVALSQAGTGPRTKFQTILAHGPFAKTIARQAKRLKADLILMGSRGLSDIKAFLLGSTSRQVAAVAPCSLLVVKQPLTRFSHVTLAVDDSKPSRAAARFLRTRILPDSATVSILTSAESPVTDLASRYLSESQLTALTQPVMDRASSLVDALREDFIKDGYPAVPHVRMNHVIDTIVKHVEAEHDDLLVFGSRELTKTERLHLGSVSETLLRHAPCSVLLVRGTRA; this is translated from the coding sequence ATGCGCATTGTCTGTGCGGTCGATGGGTCAGAGTATGCTCAGTGGGGAGTCCAGGCACTCCAAGCGCTCGCCAGCCGGGAACCTGAGCATGTGGTGCTTTTGCACGTCGTCGATCCTTCGCTGCTCCAGGCGGCCAAAGGGAGAAATCCGGTGGCCGTCAGACGCGCCCTCGCTGCCTTAGAGAAGGCCGGCACATTACTCTTACGTGAAGCGGAACGGTCAGCACGGGTCGCCCTCAGCCAAGCGGGCACCGGCCCTCGCACAAAATTCCAGACCATCCTCGCGCACGGTCCCTTTGCCAAGACGATCGCCCGGCAGGCTAAACGGTTGAAGGCGGATCTCATCCTGATGGGGTCTCGAGGATTAAGCGACATCAAAGCCTTTCTGCTGGGCAGCACCTCCCGGCAAGTGGCGGCCGTCGCCCCCTGTTCGCTCTTGGTGGTTAAACAGCCCCTCACTAGGTTCAGCCATGTGACGCTCGCAGTGGATGACTCGAAACCCTCACGGGCCGCAGCCCGTTTTCTCCGAACCCGCATTCTTCCGGACTCCGCGACGGTGTCGATTCTGACTTCCGCCGAAAGCCCGGTGACAGACCTTGCCTCCCGCTATCTGTCGGAATCGCAATTGACAGCCCTGACCCAACCGGTCATGGATCGCGCCTCCAGCCTCGTCGATGCCTTGCGGGAGGACTTTATCAAGGACGGATACCCGGCGGTGCCCCACGTGCGGATGAATCATGTGATCGACACCATCGTCAAACACGTGGAGGCCGAACACGATGATCTCCTGGTATTCGGCTCTCGTGAACTGACCAAGACCGAGCGACTGCATCTCGGCAGCGTATCCGAAACGCTTCTGCGCCACGCGCCTTGTTCGGTCCTCCTCGTGCGAGGCACACGTGCCTGA
- a CDS encoding tetratricopeptide repeat protein has translation MHSTVGVMLAFVIGLALASGCQSVPARKPLSAPTGTITTAVQHHEAGILAYEQNQWPQARQHFEAAITAAPGLAEAHYNLGMALYKLKDFKEGDRHFIEAANLAPGHTVIWNSPPLRNVHVPGKTGLVDDGHGHVH, from the coding sequence ATGCACAGTACAGTAGGTGTGATGCTCGCGTTCGTGATCGGGCTTGCCCTGGCAAGCGGATGCCAATCGGTCCCCGCGCGCAAGCCATTGTCCGCGCCGACGGGCACGATCACAACGGCGGTGCAGCACCATGAAGCGGGCATCCTGGCATACGAGCAGAATCAGTGGCCGCAAGCGAGACAACATTTCGAGGCCGCGATCACGGCAGCCCCGGGCCTGGCGGAGGCCCATTACAATCTCGGGATGGCGCTGTACAAACTGAAAGACTTCAAAGAAGGAGATCGCCATTTTATCGAGGCCGCGAACTTGGCGCCGGGCCACACTGTCATCTGGAATTCCCCACCCTTACGGAATGTGCACGTTCCCGGAAAGACGGGCTTGGTGGATGACGGACACGGGCATGTCCATTAA
- a CDS encoding YnfA family protein: MGGGDLVWRSFREGHHWRYAVAGAAILILCGVIPTFQPAHFGRVHAAYGGMFIVLSLLWGWSFDGTKPDRFDAMGAIICPAGMGMIMYATRP; this comes from the coding sequence ATCGGCGGCGGCGATCTCGTATGGCGCTCATTCAGGGAAGGTCATCACTGGAGATATGCCGTTGCCGGGGCGGCCATCTTGATCCTGTGCGGCGTGATTCCGACTTTCCAACCGGCGCACTTCGGCCGGGTGCACGCCGCCTACGGTGGGATGTTCATCGTACTGTCGCTTCTCTGGGGCTGGAGCTTCGACGGAACCAAACCGGATCGCTTCGATGCCATGGGAGCGATCATCTGCCCGGCCGGCATGGGGATGATCATGTACGCGACTCGTCCGTGA
- a CDS encoding CBS domain-containing protein, which translates to MPKTMNKKPAKKPAKISKVPDFASILVKPVMEKRVQSARVKTKGDVIASLMIEGFGAVPVVDGARKLIGIVSEHDLLAAMDDGHALGELTAADVMTGNPYSVRPETTLGTLVHVLRASDLVRVPVVDAKDRLIGIIARRDILRTYLGGGSARRK; encoded by the coding sequence ATGCCGAAGACGATGAACAAGAAGCCGGCAAAGAAGCCGGCAAAAATTTCGAAAGTGCCGGACTTTGCTTCGATACTGGTGAAGCCGGTGATGGAAAAACGGGTGCAGTCCGCCCGCGTGAAGACGAAGGGTGATGTGATTGCGTCTCTCATGATCGAGGGATTTGGCGCGGTCCCGGTGGTGGATGGCGCGAGAAAGCTGATCGGGATTGTGAGTGAGCATGACCTGCTTGCCGCGATGGACGATGGGCACGCACTGGGGGAGCTGACGGCGGCTGATGTCATGACGGGGAATCCCTATTCGGTCCGGCCCGAAACGACGCTGGGAACGCTGGTGCATGTCTTACGGGCCAGCGATCTTGTCCGTGTGCCGGTCGTGGATGCCAAGGATCGACTGATCGGTATCATTGCCCGGCGCGATATCTTGCGAACCTATTTGGGCGGCGGTTCAGCCAGAAGAAAGTGA
- a CDS encoding cation diffusion facilitator family transporter, which yields MEDSRQDRTQKRRSLLIVLLMTGTFMVIEVVGGLLTGSLALLADAGHMLTDVAALGLSAFAMWMAARPSTPEKSYGYHRAEILAAVINAVVLLLLAIWILYEAYRRAFEPPHVLGVPMLLIGLVGLAVNIAGMKLLADESASSLNVRSAYLEVLSDAISSVGVILGGVTIWLTGWLLIDPFLSAGISIFIVWRTWGLLTQAVHVLMEGVPTHLDAKEVGQAMAGVPDVKGIHDLHIWTITSGLDALSAHVIVSVGADRDAVLGRLQQLLQDRFGIDHVTLQIVEERSNPVQIE from the coding sequence GTGGAAGACTCGAGACAAGATAGAACGCAGAAACGACGGAGCCTGCTGATCGTCCTGCTGATGACCGGAACATTCATGGTCATCGAGGTGGTCGGCGGTCTGCTCACGGGAAGTTTGGCCCTGTTGGCCGACGCAGGCCATATGTTGACGGATGTAGCAGCCCTTGGACTCAGCGCCTTTGCCATGTGGATGGCGGCCAGACCCTCGACGCCGGAGAAGAGCTACGGATATCACCGCGCCGAGATCCTCGCCGCGGTCATCAATGCGGTGGTGCTGTTGCTGTTGGCCATCTGGATTCTGTACGAGGCCTACCGGCGTGCCTTCGAGCCGCCCCACGTGCTGGGCGTGCCGATGCTACTCATCGGACTCGTCGGTCTCGCCGTGAATATCGCAGGCATGAAGCTGCTCGCTGACGAATCCGCGTCGAGTCTGAATGTTCGCAGTGCGTATTTAGAAGTGCTCAGCGACGCGATCAGTTCGGTCGGAGTCATCCTTGGGGGGGTCACGATCTGGCTCACCGGGTGGTTGCTCATCGATCCTTTTCTGAGCGCGGGCATCAGTATCTTTATCGTCTGGCGCACGTGGGGACTGCTCACTCAGGCCGTGCATGTGCTCATGGAAGGCGTGCCGACTCATCTGGACGCCAAAGAGGTCGGACAAGCCATGGCCGGCGTGCCCGACGTGAAAGGGATTCACGATCTGCATATTTGGACCATCACCTCCGGCCTCGACGCCCTGAGTGCCCACGTGATCGTCTCTGTTGGAGCGGATCGGGACGCCGTGTTGGGGCGCTTGCAACAGCTGTTGCAAGATCGCTTCGGAATTGACCATGTCACGCTGCAGATCGTGGAGGAACGATCGAACCCGGTTCAGATCGAATAG
- a CDS encoding CBS domain-containing protein, translating to MRQTEFFLKACDPKTLTVGQLMQDSVTRCTSRTDALTLTHMMTHRNFGSLPVVEEDGTLVGVVSEYDLLQVMIEGRDLRKVLATEIMSAYPVTVTEDQTLVQVADLFQDRYLTRVPVVRNGKLVGILARRDLLFGYTQASQYWS from the coding sequence ATGCGACAAACAGAATTTTTCCTGAAAGCCTGCGATCCAAAAACCTTGACCGTCGGTCAGTTGATGCAGGACTCGGTCACACGCTGTACGTCGCGGACGGACGCGCTGACCTTGACCCACATGATGACCCATCGGAATTTCGGGAGTCTGCCCGTGGTGGAGGAGGATGGGACGCTGGTGGGCGTGGTGAGTGAATACGATCTCTTGCAGGTGATGATCGAAGGGCGGGATCTGCGCAAGGTTCTGGCGACCGAGATCATGTCGGCCTATCCAGTGACGGTGACGGAAGACCAGACTCTCGTGCAAGTGGCCGATCTGTTCCAAGACCGGTATCTCACGCGAGTGCCCGTCGTGCGGAACGGCAAACTGGTCGGTATTCTGGCGCGACGGGATCTGCTGTTCGGGTATACGCAGGCCTCCCAGTATTGGTCTTAG
- a CDS encoding CusA/CzcA family heavy metal efflux RND transporter, whose translation MERLFTLSLRYRFFTLVAIILVIALGLWSFTHLTIDAMPDLTPVQVQILTRSPALGPVEVEQFITFPIEASLSGLPALRELRSVSRYGLSVVTVIFEDQTDIYRARQLVTERLTRAMERIPVEYGRPIVGPLTTGLGEVYQFTLKGNGYSPMALRTLLEWEIGMRLRAVPGVVEVNIWGGEPQQFQVIVDPAKLLSYKLSLRHVFEALERNNAIAGGGYIERQREQLLIRGEALATQVADLARIVVAHGSGGVPIYIADLAEVKEASALRIGAATAMGEGETVIGMVQMLAGENAQQVVERVKTRVREIEATLPPGVTIEPYYDRTLLVSKVIHTVRNNLLEGGLLVIAVLFLFLGDLRAGVIVASAIPLSMLIAFSGMMQAGLSGNLMSLGAIDFGLLVDGSVVMIDNILRRLAKKGVMSQEERLNEILAAGREVLRPMTLAVTIIILVYVPILALTGIEGKMFRPMALTVILALAGSLLLAVTVTPLLAFWFVRAQSGHEDTRLFGLLRRTYEPCLRWATARPAWVVTPAVSLFVVSLGLSAWLGIEFVPRLDEGDMAIQIWRLPSVSLSESVKNALDVERVLRKFPEVVQVVSRTGSPEVATDVMGVELSDVFVILKPQQEWTTAGTREDLIAKMKPAILDAVPGVGLGFTQPIEMRFNELIAGTRSDLAVKIFGPDLEVLKQQAEAVARALETVRGAADVKVEQVAGLPLLRVIVDREQIARYGLTADDVLTLVQTTRVGRVVGTVVQGPRRFDLVVRLADSASADPASLGNLLIPTGQGELVPLSRVAAIRVDTGPAQISREHVQRRIVVENNIRGRDLGSFVAEAQRVVAREVSLPTGYELTWGGQFQHLQEATSRLAVVVPITLLLILGVLSVIFGAMRPALLIFLNVPLALSGGVLALWLRGLPLSISAVIGFIALFGIAVLNGVVLVSHIRQLEAEGLPTDEAVMQGAMDRLRPVLMTALVASLGFLPMAVATSMGAEVQRPLATVVIGGLITSTILTLLVIPALYGRIGEKRSNKLQGVEQTISGGSTDA comes from the coding sequence ATGGAACGGCTGTTCACCCTCTCGCTGCGCTACCGTTTCTTCACTCTGGTGGCGATCATCCTCGTGATCGCTCTGGGCCTGTGGTCCTTCACCCACCTCACCATTGACGCCATGCCGGATCTGACGCCGGTCCAGGTCCAAATCCTCACCCGTTCACCAGCGCTCGGCCCAGTTGAAGTGGAGCAGTTCATCACATTTCCGATCGAGGCCTCGCTGAGCGGATTGCCTGCCCTGCGCGAGCTCCGCTCTGTGTCGCGCTATGGGCTCTCAGTGGTCACGGTGATCTTCGAAGATCAGACGGACATCTATCGCGCGAGACAGTTGGTCACCGAACGGCTGACCCGCGCGATGGAACGTATCCCGGTCGAGTATGGCCGTCCAATCGTGGGACCGCTGACGACCGGATTGGGCGAAGTCTATCAATTCACACTCAAAGGAAATGGCTATAGCCCCATGGCGCTGCGAACGCTTCTTGAGTGGGAGATCGGGATGCGGCTGCGGGCGGTGCCGGGCGTGGTGGAAGTGAATATTTGGGGAGGAGAACCGCAACAGTTCCAAGTCATCGTGGACCCGGCCAAGCTCCTGTCCTACAAGTTGTCACTTCGGCACGTGTTTGAGGCGCTCGAACGCAACAATGCCATCGCCGGCGGCGGCTACATTGAGCGTCAACGCGAACAATTGCTCATTCGCGGTGAAGCCTTAGCGACGCAGGTGGCCGACCTTGCAAGGATTGTCGTGGCGCACGGCTCCGGGGGAGTACCGATCTACATTGCAGACCTCGCGGAGGTGAAGGAGGCCTCGGCGCTTCGCATCGGCGCGGCGACTGCGATGGGAGAAGGCGAAACCGTCATCGGCATGGTGCAGATGTTGGCGGGCGAGAATGCGCAACAGGTCGTCGAGCGGGTCAAGACCAGAGTGAGAGAGATTGAAGCGACCCTCCCCCCAGGTGTGACCATCGAACCCTACTATGACCGAACGCTGTTGGTCTCGAAGGTCATCCATACCGTGCGCAATAATCTGCTGGAGGGAGGACTTCTCGTCATTGCCGTGCTGTTCCTCTTTCTCGGCGATCTTCGCGCCGGTGTGATCGTGGCCTCCGCCATTCCCTTGTCGATGCTGATCGCATTCAGCGGAATGATGCAGGCCGGACTCTCCGGCAATCTGATGAGCCTCGGCGCGATCGACTTCGGGTTGCTCGTGGATGGTTCGGTCGTGATGATCGATAACATTCTTCGACGATTGGCGAAGAAGGGCGTGATGAGCCAGGAGGAGCGATTGAACGAGATTTTGGCAGCCGGCCGCGAGGTCCTGCGTCCCATGACCCTCGCCGTCACCATCATCATTCTTGTGTACGTGCCTATCCTGGCGCTGACCGGGATCGAGGGGAAGATGTTCCGGCCGATGGCCCTCACCGTCATCCTGGCGCTGGCCGGCTCGCTCCTCCTCGCGGTGACGGTGACGCCTCTGCTCGCCTTCTGGTTTGTGCGGGCTCAATCGGGACACGAGGACACGCGCCTGTTCGGATTGCTGCGCCGTACCTATGAACCCTGTCTCAGATGGGCGACGGCGCGCCCGGCCTGGGTGGTGACGCCGGCGGTCAGTCTGTTCGTCGTGAGCCTCGGATTGAGCGCCTGGCTTGGCATCGAGTTTGTGCCGCGCCTCGACGAGGGGGACATGGCCATTCAAATCTGGCGATTGCCCAGCGTGTCGCTGAGTGAGTCGGTCAAGAATGCCCTGGATGTTGAACGAGTGCTTCGGAAGTTTCCGGAAGTCGTGCAGGTGGTGAGCAGGACCGGGAGCCCTGAGGTGGCGACCGACGTGATGGGAGTGGAGCTGTCCGATGTGTTTGTCATTCTCAAGCCGCAGCAGGAATGGACGACGGCCGGCACGCGCGAAGATCTGATCGCCAAGATGAAGCCCGCCATTCTCGATGCGGTTCCGGGTGTCGGCCTCGGCTTTACGCAACCGATCGAGATGCGTTTCAACGAGTTGATCGCGGGGACGCGCTCCGATCTGGCGGTCAAGATCTTCGGTCCTGACCTGGAGGTCCTCAAGCAACAGGCCGAGGCAGTGGCTCGTGCGTTGGAAACTGTCCGCGGCGCAGCAGACGTCAAAGTCGAGCAAGTGGCGGGCCTTCCACTTCTGCGAGTGATTGTGGACCGTGAACAGATCGCGCGCTATGGGCTGACGGCAGACGACGTGCTGACCCTCGTGCAAACGACCCGTGTGGGACGCGTCGTCGGCACCGTGGTTCAAGGCCCCAGGCGGTTCGATCTCGTCGTCCGGTTAGCCGACAGTGCCTCGGCAGATCCTGCTTCGTTGGGCAATCTGCTCATCCCCACCGGTCAGGGTGAACTTGTCCCCCTCTCCCGCGTGGCGGCCATCCGAGTAGACACGGGACCGGCTCAGATCAGCAGGGAGCATGTGCAGCGTCGCATCGTGGTGGAGAACAACATCCGGGGAAGGGACTTGGGAAGCTTCGTGGCAGAGGCTCAACGCGTCGTGGCACGTGAGGTATCGCTCCCGACAGGGTACGAACTGACATGGGGTGGACAGTTTCAGCATCTTCAAGAAGCCACCAGCCGATTAGCCGTGGTCGTGCCCATCACCCTCCTTCTAATCCTGGGTGTGCTGTCGGTCATTTTCGGGGCTATGCGCCCCGCGCTGCTGATTTTTCTCAATGTGCCCTTAGCGTTGTCCGGTGGTGTGCTCGCCCTCTGGCTGCGTGGCCTGCCACTCAGTATTTCAGCGGTCATTGGATTTATCGCTCTGTTTGGCATTGCGGTGCTCAATGGTGTGGTGCTGGTCAGCCACATCCGACAACTCGAAGCAGAAGGGCTCCCAACTGATGAGGCTGTCATGCAGGGAGCCATGGACCGGCTCAGGCCCGTGCTCATGACCGCACTCGTCGCCAGCCTCGGCTTTCTCCCCATGGCTGTGGCGACCAGCATGGGAGCCGAGGTCCAGCGGCCCCTCGCCACCGTCGTCATCGGGGGATTGATCACATCGACGATCTTAACGTTGCTGGTCATCCCGGCGCTCTATGGCAGAATCGGTGAGAAACGTTCTAATAAGCTCCAAGGGGTGGAGCAGACAATCAGCGGAGGGTCGACAGATGCGTAA
- a CDS encoding cation-translocating P-type ATPase — MPEGRDHTDGFDGPWWRYPVLRNALMAGALAGAGFVLAHLGLISSQAEDVCYLLAIPLGGYHWSREAVEALVRDRVVGIDLLMLAATVGSGILGLWDEAAFLVFLYGSAEGLEEYTYARTRSAIRALLDLAPKEAHVLRNGEELTIPADRLQVGDHFLIRPGEALPTDGIIRSGSSSLDESPITGESIPVDKSPGMKVFAGSLNRQGLLVVEATASFQDNTLAKIIHLVEDAQERKGAAQQWIERFGRCYSPLVLLASFGCLLVPWLLGWPLADWARRAVVLLVAAAPCALVMSTPVATAAAIGTAGKRGILIKGGVHLEHLGGIRVIAFDKTGTLTYGKPVVTDFISLTGSEAEILAIAAGVEYGSEHPLARAIVDRARTEGIVPVEVRAFQALTGAGATAVVGDQSWYVGSPDLFQELGVDLKPVQDRLRALQADGKTVVLVGRQQELRGLLALQDRIREGMRNVIADLHRMHVRIVMLTGDNARTAQSVAQKLGIDSYRAELKPEDKVRAVQDLEARYGAVLMVGDGINDAPALAAATCGVAMGAVGTDAAIEAADVALMADDLSKVIEALRLGRKARQISAQNIAFSLLLLAVLIPLAVSGLLSVALVVLAHETSELLAVANGLRVGWHREPRLDTGAPL, encoded by the coding sequence ATGCCGGAAGGACGTGATCACACGGACGGCTTTGACGGGCCATGGTGGCGCTACCCCGTGCTTCGCAACGCGCTCATGGCTGGCGCGCTGGCTGGTGCGGGATTCGTCCTCGCCCATCTGGGGCTGATCTCTTCGCAAGCCGAGGACGTGTGTTACCTCCTGGCGATCCCCTTAGGCGGGTATCACTGGAGTCGCGAGGCTGTGGAAGCACTGGTTCGCGACCGGGTCGTGGGGATTGACCTCTTGATGCTCGCAGCGACGGTGGGATCCGGCATCTTGGGCCTCTGGGATGAAGCGGCCTTTCTCGTCTTTCTCTACGGGTCCGCTGAAGGCTTGGAGGAGTACACCTATGCCCGGACGCGGTCGGCGATTCGGGCTTTGCTGGATCTCGCACCGAAGGAAGCCCATGTCCTGCGCAACGGAGAGGAGCTGACCATCCCGGCTGACCGCCTCCAAGTGGGCGATCACTTCCTGATTCGCCCTGGCGAGGCGCTCCCCACCGACGGGATCATCCGATCAGGCAGCTCGAGCCTCGATGAATCCCCGATTACGGGAGAATCTATTCCGGTGGACAAGAGCCCAGGGATGAAGGTGTTCGCCGGCTCGCTCAATCGACAAGGACTCTTAGTGGTGGAGGCGACGGCCTCGTTTCAGGACAATACCCTGGCCAAGATCATCCATCTGGTTGAGGACGCGCAGGAACGGAAGGGCGCGGCACAGCAATGGATTGAGCGCTTCGGTCGCTGCTATAGCCCGCTGGTCCTGCTCGCCTCCTTTGGGTGTCTTCTCGTGCCGTGGCTTTTGGGATGGCCACTGGCCGACTGGGCGAGGCGAGCCGTGGTGCTTCTCGTCGCGGCTGCGCCTTGCGCGCTCGTGATGTCCACGCCGGTCGCGACCGCGGCCGCGATCGGCACCGCGGGGAAGCGCGGGATCTTGATCAAGGGTGGGGTGCACCTGGAGCATCTCGGAGGGATTCGCGTGATCGCGTTCGACAAGACCGGCACCCTGACGTATGGGAAGCCAGTCGTGACCGACTTCATTTCCCTTACCGGCTCAGAAGCTGAGATCCTCGCGATTGCTGCTGGTGTGGAATATGGCTCCGAGCATCCGCTGGCGCGGGCGATCGTGGACCGGGCGCGGACTGAGGGAATCGTCCCTGTTGAAGTGCGAGCGTTTCAGGCGCTCACAGGCGCTGGCGCGACGGCGGTGGTGGGAGATCAGAGCTGGTACGTCGGGAGTCCCGATCTGTTCCAAGAGCTTGGCGTGGACCTGAAGCCGGTGCAGGACCGTCTGCGAGCGTTACAGGCAGACGGGAAGACTGTAGTGCTGGTAGGGAGACAACAAGAACTGCGTGGCCTGCTGGCGCTGCAGGACCGTATCCGCGAGGGGATGCGAAACGTCATTGCCGATCTCCACCGGATGCACGTCCGCATTGTCATGTTGACGGGAGATAATGCGCGAACGGCGCAGAGCGTGGCCCAGAAGTTGGGTATCGATTCCTACCGGGCGGAGCTCAAGCCGGAAGACAAAGTCCGAGCAGTGCAGGACCTGGAAGCCCGCTATGGCGCCGTGCTGATGGTCGGGGACGGGATCAACGACGCCCCAGCCCTGGCGGCCGCCACCTGCGGCGTGGCGATGGGTGCAGTCGGCACGGATGCGGCTATTGAAGCGGCAGATGTGGCATTGATGGCCGACGACCTTTCCAAGGTGATCGAAGCGCTTCGACTGGGACGCAAGGCCAGACAAATCAGTGCGCAGAACATCGCGTTCTCCCTCCTGCTCCTCGCTGTGCTGATCCCTCTGGCAGTCAGCGGCTTGCTCAGCGTCGCTCTTGTGGTCCTCGCTCACGAGACAAGCGAACTCTTGGCCGTCGCGAATGGACTGCGGGTCGGTTGGCACAGGGAACCACGTCTCGACACGGGGGCGCCTCTGTGA
- a CDS encoding cation diffusion facilitator family transporter, translated as MKWSFLGLAATALLQILIVGITGSVALLADTIHNLGDALTAIPLWIAFRLGQWQPTRRFTYGYGRVEDVAGVVIVGIMLLSALITGYLSVERLLHPQPISYVGAVIAASLIGFVGNEAVAIFRIRVGKEIGSTALIADGYHARADGLTSLSVLFGAVGVWLGYALADPIVGLVITAVIVRIVWQSGKAVFTRLLDGIDPEVIDEITHAVHHTSGVCDVSEVRVRWLGHRLHAEVNVAVRADLSVEQGHDIAKEVRHNLLHELQYLSNATIHIDPATASGEVHHAIANHTHDEWPPHSH; from the coding sequence GTGAAATGGTCATTCCTCGGATTGGCCGCCACGGCCCTGTTGCAGATTCTCATCGTGGGGATCACGGGAAGTGTCGCCCTGCTGGCCGACACCATTCATAACCTCGGGGACGCGCTGACGGCTATTCCGCTCTGGATCGCATTCAGGCTCGGGCAATGGCAACCCACCAGGCGATTCACTTACGGGTACGGGCGTGTAGAGGACGTAGCCGGCGTCGTGATTGTCGGCATCATGTTGCTCAGCGCTCTGATCACTGGCTATCTTTCCGTGGAGCGGCTGCTGCACCCCCAACCGATTTCCTATGTGGGGGCTGTGATCGCCGCCTCACTGATTGGGTTCGTCGGCAATGAGGCGGTGGCGATCTTTCGCATACGGGTAGGCAAAGAGATCGGCAGCACCGCGCTCATCGCCGACGGCTACCACGCCCGGGCCGATGGCTTGACGAGTTTATCGGTCTTATTCGGTGCGGTCGGCGTCTGGCTGGGATATGCGTTGGCAGATCCGATTGTAGGTCTTGTGATCACGGCAGTCATCGTGCGCATCGTCTGGCAATCCGGCAAGGCCGTCTTCACGCGGCTGCTGGATGGGATCGATCCCGAGGTCATTGATGAGATTACTCATGCCGTCCATCACACCTCAGGGGTCTGTGACGTCAGTGAAGTCCGAGTCAGATGGTTGGGCCATCGGCTCCATGCTGAGGTCAATGTTGCGGTGCGGGCGGATCTCTCGGTGGAGCAAGGCCATGACATTGCCAAGGAGGTGCGCCACAATCTCCTGCATGAGTTGCAATACCTCTCCAATGCCACCATTCATATTGACCCGGCCACGGCTTCTGGCGAAGTGCACCATGCCATTGCCAACCACACTCATGATGAATGGCCTCCCCATTCGCATTAA
- a CDS encoding SHOCT domain-containing protein: MHEPMVGLWGWVGYVLMVIFWAVGTVAVVLWMKSWLEQKGFGSSSREPESALEILKKRYARGEINKQEFEEKRKDLL; this comes from the coding sequence ATGCACGAACCAATGGTGGGGCTTTGGGGCTGGGTCGGTTATGTCTTGATGGTTATCTTCTGGGCGGTGGGGACGGTCGCTGTGGTGCTGTGGATGAAGTCGTGGTTGGAACAAAAGGGATTTGGGTCATCCTCTCGCGAGCCGGAATCGGCCCTGGAGATTCTGAAGAAGCGCTACGCCCGTGGGGAGATCAATAAGCAGGAATTCGAAGAGAAGCGCAAGGATCTTCTTTAA